A region of Deltaproteobacteria bacterium DNA encodes the following proteins:
- a CDS encoding cytochrome c translates to MPLILKIPVLLKYFRLIKPALIIVCSLSLATACTPSKPKETLPRLSNMGPASLHKVQSKRLELLMHEMEHLVFERLYSELERDRIRLRNAKQIATLLTEMASTIKNPDYIKNNLNLDEKNQLYFEKLAADLDRRARIVKEAIRSEDPASLRMVTGKMINACNACHDQFRDMSKESKELKDLI, encoded by the coding sequence ATGCCCTTAATCTTGAAAATACCTGTCTTACTCAAATATTTCCGTCTCATAAAGCCCGCATTGATAATTGTATGCAGTCTGTCGTTAGCAACGGCCTGTACACCCTCCAAGCCGAAAGAAACCTTGCCACGGCTTTCTAATATGGGTCCGGCCTCATTGCACAAGGTACAAAGCAAAAGGCTGGAGCTTTTAATGCATGAGATGGAACATCTTGTTTTCGAACGGCTCTACAGTGAGCTCGAGCGGGACCGCATCCGCCTGCGAAACGCTAAACAGATAGCAACACTCCTTACCGAAATGGCGTCGACAATCAAGAACCCCGACTATATAAAAAATAACCTCAATCTTGATGAGAAGAATCAACTTTACTTTGAGAAACTTGCCGCTGATCTTGACCGGCGGGCCCGGATAGTAAAAGAGGCCATAAGGTCGGAAGATCCGGCATCGCTCAGAATGGTGACAGGAAAAATGATTAACGCCTGCAATGCTTGCCACGATCAGTTTCGTGACATGAGTAAAGAAAGCAAAGAGCTAAAGGATCTCATATGA
- a CDS encoding TonB-dependent receptor plug domain-containing protein, producing MSNYTIICTILLLLLIGPITGNAREDLLDLSLEELGKVTFTTSSRIKVPFDETIGTAYSIDRKTIRKRNYQSLKDLLEHIPGFVVLHRDIQYVAGVRGLNANDNQKLTLMVNGYEIIGINEPDFLNGPINLDEVEKVEVIVGPSSFFEAANTLVATVNVITRKVDGTSLSVTTGSDVDYRGTVAAGKEWQEDKQMSTLLTMERRIGFSAFDEKIEDAGLQGTKGHSWVAASERQYHFVTRGRYKGWSGQLQAYESKRPHISARGGYVISSSTAAHDRHLSVVEQIYSASLRNEQKWSSALISHAILRAASRTETKDPETGGDGELKSRDYNLELGGIYSGKTHIIQTGVQASHDDYVTFRSDDGDTFLDGSANALGFYFSDTWEASEKLKTVLGLRADRNTVLPGHDWFPGGRAALVYKATDNWTSKLMYNHVVKMPAPMASRMELWGANNAGPTTPAWAQQNDTADMPERLSTLEWQNILYFSGRKGRSSFTLYYQYLQDFISWGGPWTNLSDYKGWGAEGDVRYRPKEGMDNWLNFSWLDSTFDADNPDVERHILVDDDHRMIGSPRLTVNAGTTITTAENVFLSPSARYMTAQSAYDVQRNKFKTINNRYYFDVGLLWNKAFSIENTALRLRIRNVLDNRDHISGSWLKGEYEPRGINGNISLDFEF from the coding sequence ATGAGCAACTATACAATTATCTGCACAATTCTTTTGTTACTGCTTATTGGACCGATTACAGGCAACGCCCGGGAGGACTTGCTTGATTTGAGCCTTGAAGAATTGGGTAAAGTAACCTTTACTACCTCAAGCCGGATCAAGGTGCCCTTCGATGAAACCATCGGTACAGCCTATTCCATAGACAGGAAAACCATCAGGAAGCGTAATTACCAGAGCCTCAAGGACCTGCTCGAACATATCCCCGGTTTTGTCGTATTGCACCGCGACATCCAGTACGTGGCAGGGGTACGCGGCCTGAACGCCAATGACAACCAGAAGCTCACCCTCATGGTCAACGGCTATGAGATTATCGGCATCAATGAACCTGATTTTCTTAACGGACCCATCAACCTGGACGAGGTGGAAAAAGTGGAAGTAATCGTCGGCCCCTCCTCCTTTTTCGAAGCGGCAAACACCCTGGTGGCAACAGTCAATGTCATCACCCGCAAGGTTGACGGCACGAGTTTATCGGTAACTACAGGCAGCGATGTTGATTATCGCGGCACAGTGGCAGCAGGAAAGGAGTGGCAAGAGGACAAACAGATGAGCACCTTGCTGACTATGGAGCGTAGAATCGGATTCAGCGCTTTTGATGAAAAGATTGAAGATGCCGGTCTGCAAGGTACAAAAGGGCATTCCTGGGTAGCGGCATCGGAGCGCCAGTACCACTTTGTCACCCGGGGTCGCTACAAAGGATGGTCGGGCCAGTTGCAGGCCTATGAAAGCAAACGGCCGCATATTTCCGCCAGAGGCGGTTATGTTATCTCCTCCAGCACTGCTGCACATGACCGGCATCTTTCCGTAGTCGAACAGATCTACTCCGCCAGCCTCCGCAATGAACAGAAGTGGAGCAGCGCTTTAATAAGCCATGCCATTCTGAGGGCAGCGTCGAGGACTGAAACCAAAGACCCGGAAACAGGCGGAGATGGTGAATTGAAGTCCCGTGACTACAATCTTGAACTTGGCGGAATCTATTCGGGCAAAACCCACATCATACAAACGGGTGTGCAAGCTTCCCATGACGACTATGTAACATTCAGAAGTGATGATGGCGATACATTTCTCGACGGTTCAGCCAATGCGCTTGGATTCTATTTCTCCGACACATGGGAGGCATCGGAAAAGCTAAAAACGGTTCTCGGCCTGCGTGCCGACCGGAATACGGTCCTGCCCGGTCACGACTGGTTTCCCGGTGGAAGGGCTGCTCTCGTCTATAAGGCAACTGATAACTGGACAAGCAAGTTAATGTATAACCATGTAGTCAAAATGCCTGCGCCAATGGCCAGCCGGATGGAGCTTTGGGGCGCTAACAACGCCGGCCCCACCACCCCTGCCTGGGCTCAGCAAAACGATACGGCTGATATGCCCGAACGGCTGAGTACCCTGGAGTGGCAAAATATCCTCTATTTCAGCGGCCGCAAGGGAAGGAGCTCATTCACCCTTTATTATCAGTACCTGCAGGACTTTATCTCCTGGGGAGGCCCCTGGACTAACCTGAGCGATTACAAGGGATGGGGTGCGGAAGGAGACGTGCGGTACAGACCAAAGGAAGGAATGGACAACTGGCTCAATTTCAGTTGGCTCGATTCTACTTTCGATGCCGATAACCCCGATGTTGAAAGACACATTCTCGTTGATGACGACCACCGCATGATCGGTTCTCCAAGACTGACCGTCAACGCGGGAACGACCATCACAACTGCCGAAAATGTTTTCCTCTCTCCATCTGCCAGATATATGACGGCACAAAGCGCTTACGACGTTCAGCGTAATAAGTTCAAAACCATTAACAACCGCTATTATTTTGATGTCGGCCTCTTGTGGAATAAAGCCTTTTCCATCGAAAATACGGCTCTCAGGCTTCGGATCAGAAATGTTTTGGACAATCGGGACCATATTTCCGGAAGCTGGCTGAAAGGCGAATATGAACCAAGGGGAATTAACGGGAATATCTCTTTGGACTTTGAATTTTAG
- a CDS encoding YfiR/HmsC family protein has product MSSQLYLKIFVVISLLISFAQPLGTAVPSRSNLVSVYLFRLAENIQWANQANIKTYRIHIIDDSRSIYDSLKGVAKIKKLHGKPIKVTRSTRSDVPADAHLIYLSADKAGDYPRIFKEAQGRNVLLVSDSVANKRIIMINLFETEEKGVRFEINKANILNQNLGINPDIILLGGTEIDVAELYRKAQLSLNEQDERINALQRERMELEEKMKEIRQERGALKEAVDIEKAALQEAVKKTKEQEAIIEEGHKEYDLLMRKNEQQQDIINDQKALVESEHRKYEELTERIRTREEALSKQEKEIEARSTILEEQGEKIERQEKTIDEQEEVLARQTDTISMQQNFLYALMAVVLLIAGLAITIFQSYRMRTRTNALLIESERKLKEAQHIASLGQWELNLKTDKLDWSDEAYRIFEIDEKTFDNSYEAFIDVVHPEDRHMVSRAYTSSVERKKPYELVHRLLMKDDRIKFVRELGRTEYAEDGSPSRSIGSVQDITPLKMVEEELKAAKEEADLANRAKSIFLANMSHELRTPLNAILGFSQMMARDAAVTEKQREQVGIINRSGEHLLAMINDILDLSKIEAGKTELEMRPFNVESLLDDVSDMIRPKVMEKSVTFSLEKDSLRERFVKGDAGKIRQVLINLLANAIKFTDRGGVTLRAKTEPLIDRPSFCRLSLEVEDTGYGIEEEMLGRIFEPFIQAGERRGNVKGTGLGLAISNSFIKNMGGEVSVESKKGQGSLFKVGLPLEKAHVEEPAVTIVPAGNVTGLVPGQASYRILVVEDDPENLLLLTTLLKDVGFSIREAVNGKEALEIFRQWHPHFIWMDMRMPVMDGYEATSKIRDMAGGHEVKIAAITASAFKEQRGKILNAGCDEILWKPFQPEEIFHMMEKLLAVKYLYEEEGQVPALSHKELTPEILSALPLDQLESLHKAAKDFDDEAMEKLIIELKKLMPEAANGLGSLLSAFRFDIMIDLCNEAIKLKKKVQ; this is encoded by the coding sequence ATGTCTTCACAGCTCTATCTGAAAATTTTTGTAGTTATTTCTTTGCTCATTTCCTTCGCCCAACCTCTGGGCACAGCAGTACCCTCACGCTCCAACCTGGTTTCCGTATACCTTTTCCGGCTGGCCGAGAACATCCAATGGGCCAATCAGGCCAATATAAAAACCTACCGCATCCATATCATCGATGACAGCCGCAGTATTTATGATTCCCTGAAAGGCGTTGCCAAAATCAAAAAACTTCATGGTAAGCCAATAAAGGTGACACGTTCCACAAGAAGCGATGTGCCGGCCGACGCCCATCTCATTTATCTTTCCGCTGACAAGGCCGGGGACTACCCCCGGATTTTCAAAGAAGCTCAGGGGCGAAACGTCCTGCTCGTTTCGGACAGTGTAGCCAACAAGCGTATTATTATGATCAACCTTTTTGAAACGGAGGAAAAGGGGGTTCGCTTCGAGATCAACAAGGCCAATATTCTCAACCAGAATCTGGGAATAAATCCCGATATTATCCTTCTCGGCGGAACAGAGATCGACGTAGCCGAGCTCTACAGGAAAGCCCAACTTTCTTTGAATGAACAGGATGAACGAATCAATGCCCTTCAGCGCGAAAGAATGGAACTGGAAGAGAAGATGAAAGAAATCCGTCAGGAAAGGGGCGCCCTTAAGGAAGCGGTAGATATAGAAAAGGCCGCTCTTCAGGAGGCCGTGAAGAAAACGAAGGAACAGGAAGCGATTATAGAGGAAGGTCATAAAGAGTATGATCTATTGATGCGGAAAAATGAACAACAGCAAGATATTATCAATGATCAGAAGGCGCTTGTTGAAAGTGAACACAGGAAATATGAAGAACTGACGGAGCGGATACGTACACGTGAAGAAGCCCTCAGTAAACAAGAGAAGGAAATCGAGGCCCGCTCGACAATATTGGAGGAGCAGGGTGAGAAAATAGAGAGACAGGAAAAAACCATTGACGAGCAGGAGGAAGTTTTAGCCAGGCAAACAGATACTATTTCAATGCAGCAAAACTTTCTCTATGCCCTCATGGCCGTTGTTTTACTCATTGCCGGTCTGGCCATAACCATCTTCCAGAGCTATCGTATGAGAACACGCACTAACGCCCTGCTTATTGAAAGTGAGCGAAAGCTTAAAGAAGCGCAGCACATTGCCAGTCTGGGTCAATGGGAATTGAACCTGAAGACAGATAAACTTGACTGGTCCGATGAAGCTTATCGTATCTTTGAAATTGACGAAAAGACTTTTGACAACTCTTATGAAGCCTTTATTGACGTTGTTCACCCCGAGGACCGGCATATGGTTAGCAGGGCCTACACCTCTTCAGTTGAAAGAAAGAAGCCCTATGAATTGGTCCATCGATTACTCATGAAAGACGACCGCATTAAGTTCGTGCGAGAACTGGGTCGTACTGAATATGCAGAAGACGGCAGTCCTTCGCGTTCTATTGGCTCCGTACAGGATATTACTCCCCTGAAAATGGTAGAAGAAGAACTCAAAGCGGCCAAGGAAGAGGCCGATCTGGCCAATCGGGCAAAGTCGATTTTTCTTGCCAATATGAGCCATGAACTGCGTACTCCCCTCAATGCTATTTTAGGCTTTTCACAAATGATGGCCCGCGATGCCGCAGTAACGGAAAAGCAACGGGAACAGGTTGGAATTATCAATCGGAGCGGAGAACATCTTCTTGCCATGATCAATGATATTCTTGATCTCTCCAAGATTGAAGCAGGTAAAACGGAGCTTGAGATGAGGCCTTTTAATGTGGAAAGCCTCCTTGACGACGTGAGTGACATGATCCGCCCCAAAGTGATGGAAAAGTCAGTTACCTTCTCCCTTGAAAAAGATTCACTAAGGGAGCGATTTGTCAAAGGGGATGCAGGTAAAATTAGGCAGGTGCTTATCAATTTGCTGGCAAATGCTATTAAGTTTACCGACAGGGGAGGGGTGACCCTGCGTGCTAAAACAGAGCCATTAATTGATCGTCCTTCATTCTGCCGGCTCTCACTGGAAGTGGAAGATACGGGATACGGTATTGAAGAGGAAATGCTTGGCCGTATCTTCGAACCCTTTATCCAGGCAGGCGAAAGGCGCGGTAATGTAAAAGGAACAGGCCTGGGGCTTGCTATAAGCAATTCATTTATTAAAAATATGGGAGGGGAAGTGAGTGTTGAAAGCAAAAAAGGGCAGGGTTCCCTTTTCAAAGTGGGGCTGCCTCTGGAAAAAGCCCATGTAGAAGAGCCGGCTGTCACGATTGTTCCCGCTGGAAATGTGACGGGACTTGTGCCGGGGCAAGCGTCTTATCGTATTCTGGTGGTGGAAGATGATCCGGAAAATCTCTTGCTCCTTACAACACTGCTTAAAGACGTGGGCTTTTCTATACGTGAAGCCGTAAACGGGAAAGAGGCCCTTGAGATTTTCAGGCAGTGGCATCCCCATTTTATCTGGATGGATATGCGCATGCCCGTTATGGACGGATATGAGGCGACCTCTAAAATACGGGACATGGCGGGAGGCCATGAGGTAAAGATCGCTGCTATTACGGCAAGCGCATTTAAAGAACAGAGGGGGAAAATTTTAAATGCCGGATGTGATGAAATACTATGGAAACCCTTCCAGCCTGAAGAAATCTTCCACATGATGGAGAAGCTGCTCGCTGTCAAGTATCTTTATGAGGAAGAGGGCCAAGTGCCTGCCCTATCTCATAAGGAACTGACGCCTGAAATTTTGTCGGCTTTGCCTTTAGATCAACTGGAATCACTTCATAAGGCGGCAAAAGACTTTGATGATGAAGCGATGGAGAAGCTAATTATTGAGTTAAAAAAGCTTATGCCCGAAGCTGCAAATGGGCTTGGTTCCCTGCTGTCGGCCTTTCGCTTCGATATTATGATTGATCTTTGTAATGAAGCGATTAAATTGAAGAAGAAGGTGCAATAA
- a CDS encoding hydantoinase/carbamoylase family amidase, which yields MAALNISPASIERHYRKLDKIGVAGSTREAGYIRTAYSVEETSVIEYIAQAAKGAGLLTRCDGIGNLIVETPGNYNEYVETGSHADTVPFGGNYDGLAGIVAGLEAIIMLHRSSEVLKKGLRLRVWRGEESAAFGYASMGSRGAFGCLHGPALKASYKGHTLEEWMHRCGVDSECIKKGVPALSQEEIDSISAYVELHIEQGNFLEVKSKDIGIVSGVRGPARYLVHLMGEFDHSGATPMGSEYRKDTNLALGYILVALHELAQEHLNKGMDLVQTMGVINSINDLNDKYGEVYKNAISKVSGFAYFSFEVRSCNENMNEYCKNARLLIEKKAKEMGVETHIEELSFTPGIDSLHMEIRESIEKSCRETGASFLEMVSGAWHDAAVIAEQKRSDGSLIPSGLIFIPCRNGKSHSPDEYSRPDQIAKGAIVLAKTLLKLAME from the coding sequence ATGGCAGCGCTAAATATTTCACCTGCATCGATAGAAAGACATTACAGGAAACTCGATAAAATCGGCGTTGCCGGTTCAACGAGAGAAGCCGGTTATATACGAACAGCCTATTCTGTTGAAGAGACATCGGTCATAGAATATATTGCTCAGGCGGCAAAAGGCGCAGGACTGCTGACCCGATGCGACGGAATTGGCAACCTTATTGTTGAAACACCCGGTAATTATAATGAATACGTTGAGACGGGGTCCCATGCTGATACAGTCCCTTTTGGCGGCAATTATGATGGACTGGCAGGTATCGTTGCCGGTCTCGAAGCTATAATTATGTTGCATCGTTCTTCAGAAGTGTTAAAAAAGGGACTCCGATTAAGGGTCTGGCGTGGAGAAGAGTCGGCCGCTTTCGGTTATGCCTCAATGGGAAGCAGGGGGGCTTTCGGTTGTCTCCATGGGCCGGCCCTTAAAGCGAGTTATAAAGGGCACACGCTGGAGGAGTGGATGCACAGGTGCGGCGTCGATTCAGAGTGTATAAAAAAAGGCGTTCCTGCGCTGTCACAGGAAGAAATAGATTCCATATCAGCCTATGTGGAACTCCATATTGAGCAGGGTAACTTCCTTGAAGTTAAGAGTAAAGACATTGGTATTGTAAGCGGCGTCAGGGGACCTGCGCGCTATCTTGTACATTTGATGGGTGAATTCGATCATTCGGGAGCAACGCCTATGGGCAGTGAATATAGAAAAGATACAAACCTGGCACTTGGTTATATTCTTGTCGCCCTCCATGAACTGGCACAGGAGCATTTGAATAAAGGGATGGATCTTGTTCAGACCATGGGCGTCATCAACAGTATTAATGATCTCAATGACAAGTATGGAGAAGTTTATAAAAATGCCATATCCAAAGTGAGTGGATTTGCTTATTTCTCATTCGAAGTAAGAAGCTGCAATGAAAATATGAATGAATATTGTAAAAATGCCAGGCTGCTTATAGAGAAAAAAGCAAAAGAAATGGGTGTTGAAACTCACATTGAGGAATTGTCTTTTACGCCCGGTATAGATTCCCTGCATATGGAAATCAGGGAATCTATTGAAAAATCCTGCCGCGAAACAGGGGCCTCTTTTCTTGAAATGGTAAGCGGCGCCTGGCATGATGCGGCCGTCATTGCCGAACAGAAAAGAAGTGACGGATCCTTAATTCCTTCGGGACTCATTTTTATCCCCTGCCGTAATGGCAAAAGTCATTCTCCCGATGAATACTCAAGGCCCGATCAAATTGCCAAAGGTGCAATTGTTCTGGCAAAAACCTTGCTTAAGCTGGCCATGGAGTAA